The following is a genomic window from Geoalkalibacter halelectricus.
AACTGCGCCGAGGAGCAGCAGCTCGAGGCCGAATCCCGGCGCCTGGTGGCGGAGTTGTCGCTGCACGAGGCGCATCAGATCGCCAAGGCCTTCGCGACCTTCTTCGAACTGACCAATCTGGCCGAAACCAATCACCGCAAGCGCAGGCGGCGCGCGGCCCGCCTGCAGGCCGACGGCGATAAGCCGGGGTCGCTGCGCGGCACCTTGGCGCGCATGAAAGCCGCCGGCTTGAACTTGAGCCAAGTTCTCGACAGCCTGGCCCGCGTGCGCGTGATTCCCGTGTTCACCGCTCATCCCACCGAGGTCGCGCGGCGCGTGGTGCGCTACAAGCGTCGCCGCATCGATCGCTTTCTCGAACAACTGGACCGGTTGCCCCTCGCGGCCAGTGAAGCGGCCCATCTCCAGGACAAAATTCTCACCGAAATCAACGCCCTGTGGCAGACCGACGAGGTGCGCCGCCGCCAGCCGAGCGTGAGCGATGAAATCCGCATGGGCCTGGATCACTATCGCGGCTCGCTCATCGAACCCCTGGCCGATTTCTACTGGGATCTTGCCGAGGCCCTCGGCGAAGTCTACGGCACCGAGGTCGCGGCCTGCGAGCTGCCGACGGTGGTCAGCTTCGGCTCCTGGATCGGCGGAGACCGGGACGGCAACCCCTACGTGACCCCGGCGGCCACTCGCGATGCCCTGGAGCGCGCCCGCCAGACCATCCTCACGATTTATCGCGACAATCTCGAGGAGTTGCGCGAGCTTCTCACTCCCTCGGCCTGCCGGGTGGGAGTGTCCGATGAACTGATCCAGGCGGCGGCCCGGGCGGTGGAAAAATTCCCCGAGACCGCGCCGAGCACCGCCGGCTATCCCGAATGCGAGCACTACCGCAAGTTCCTGCGCGTGGCTCTGTATCGCCTCGAAAAGACCCTGGCCGACCCCCGGCACGAGGATGGCTACGCCGCCGCCGCGCAACTGGCCGAGGAGCTGCGCCTGGTGCGCCGCAGCCTGGCCGCCCATGGCGGAGAGCGGCTGGCGCGCCACTACGTCGATCCGGTGCTGCGGCGCCTGGACACCTTTGGTTTTCACTTGCACAGTCTCGATATCCGTCAGCATGCCCGCATCCACGCCGCGGCGGTGGCCGAACTCGGCGCCATGGCCGCGGAGACCGGGGGCGATGAGGGCGTGCCGGTCTCGTTGCCCAGCAGCGCCACCATTACGCTGCTCGATACCCTCAAGACCCTCGCCGATTTGAAAAAGACCTATCCCCCCCAGGCCATTCGCAGCTACATCATCAGCGGCACCACCTGCGGCGCCGATCTGCGCAACCTGGTGTGGTTGGCCGGGGTGGCCGGCATCCAGGTCAAGGGCGATGCGGCCCAGGGCGACCCCGGACTCATGCCCGTGCCGCTGTTCGAATCCATCAACGATCTGCGCAACGCGCCGCGGATCTGCCGCCGGCTCTGGAGTGCTTCGGATTACCAGCCTCTGCTCGACTCCTGGCAGCGGCGCCAGGAAGTGATGCTCGGCTACTCGGACTCCAACAAGGACGGCGGCATGCTCACCAGCACCTGGGAGATCTACCAGGCTCACCGCGAACTGCACCGGGTCGCCGCCGACTGCCGAGTGCACCTGCAATTGTTTCACGGCCGCGGCGGCACCGTGGGGCGCGGCGGCAGCCCCACCCACCGCGCCATCGTCGCCCAGCCCGCGGGAGCCTTCGAGGGCTGCCTCAAGATCACCGAACAGGGCGAGGTCATCAACTTCAAGTATGCCGACGCCTCCCTGGCCCTGCGCAATCTCGAACTCATGGTGGCCGCCTCCCTTGAGGCCCTGACCCGTCCCGGGGTGGACAACCCCGAGCCGCGCCCGGAGTGGGTCGCCGCCATGGACGAGATGTCCGCCACCGCCTACGCCTGCTACCGGCGCGATATTGCCGAGAACCCCGACATCCTGCCCTATTTCGAGCAGGCCACCCCGGTGCTGGAATTCGATCTGGCCAAGATCGGTTCGCGGCCGGCGCGGCGCGGCGACAACCGCAGCCTCGATGATCTGCGTGCCATCCCCTGGGGCTTCGGCTGGATTCAAAGCCGCCACATGATCCCCGGCTGGTACGGCGTCGGGCAGGCCTTCGCCGCCTTTATCGACAAGCACCCCGAGGGCTTGGAGACCCTGCAAGCGATGATGAAGGGCTTTCCCATCTTTCGTGACCTGGTGCGCAATGTCGAAGTCGCCCTGGCCAAGGTCGACCTGCCCCTGGCGCGCCTCTACGCCGACCTGGTGGATGATGCGGAGCTGCGTACGCGGGTGTTCGAGCTGTTCGTGGCCGGATTTCAACAGACTCGCGATCTGGTGTTGACGGTGGCCGGGCAGAAACACCTGTTGGAACGCACCCCCGACATGGCGCAGAGCCTGCGCCTGCGCAATCCCTACGTCGATCCCCTGAGCCTGATACAGGTCGAGCTGCTGCGCCGCAAACGCCGGGGCGAGGAAAGCGATGAACTCAACTATGTGCTGGCGGCAACCATCAACGGCATCGCCGCGGGGCTGCGCAATACGGGCTAGCCCGAATTAATAATCCGGGCTAGCCCCCTGCGTCCTGGATGTGATTGTCTTCCGCGGAGGGCGTCTCGCGCGCATAGAGCCAGGCCAGCAGGTTCAGCGCGAAGACGTCGTAGAGGGTGTGCACGGCCATGGGCACCAACAGATTGTCGGTGGCGAGAAACAGCGCGCCGAGAAAAAATCCCACCAGGGTGGCGAGGATAAAATAGCCCCAGGTCAGGGCGTGCAAGGCGCCGAAAATCAGACTGGCCGCCAGAATGCCCAACCCGGGCTGCAACAGCCCGCGAAACAGCAGTTCCTCGGAAATCCCCGCCCACAGGGAAATGTAGATGCGCTCGGTCTGGGTCAGGCTGAGCAGCAGGGGCTTGAAGGCCGCCAGCTTGGCGTGGATGCGCTGCAAAAAGGGCAGCTCCAGGCGCGTCAGCAGCCACAGTGCCGCGATCAAAACACCCGTTGCCGCAAAGGCGATGGCCGCATCCTGCCAGCTTGCCCGCAGAGGGGCCGGAACCAGCCGGCCGGTCAGCAGCAGGCTCCCCAGCAGGGTGCCCAGGGTCAGGGCGGCGTAAAATAGGGTCGTCAGCTTGAGAAAACGATATTTGGACATGGCGTTAGGTGCCGTCTTGATCATCGGCTAGGGATGCTCGGGGGTATGGTCATGCTCATGGGGTTCCTGGTCGTGGTCGGGGTGGGCATGGTCGTGATGGCGCGGTTGCGGTGGGTGGGCGTGCTGCCCCGAAGGTGCTGCGTGCGTATGGGTGTAGGTGTGCGGGTGTTCATGGGTGTGTTCATGAGGATGGCTGTGAACCAGCTCGCCGTGGCGATGGGGATGCTCGTGCAGGTGGCGATGGGGATGGCTGTGCTCGTGACGATGCTGGAGTTCACGGATTTCTTCGCTGCAGGCGCTTTTATAGGTCAGCGCCAGGGCGTTGAGGGTCCTTTGGTTCTGGTCGGCGAGAAATTCGGCGGTTGAGTAGTCCTCAAGGATGCGCCCCTGATGCATGACCAGGGTGCGCTGGGTGAGCTTGCCCACCAGGTAGGGGTCATGGCTGACCAGGACGCGGGTCTGGGGAAGATCCTGAAGGATTTCGAGGAGCAGCTCCTCGCCCTGGGGGTCGAGTCCCGCGGTGGGTTCGTCGAGAATCAGAATGTCGGGGTTCATGCTCAACACCGTGGCCACGGCCAGGCGTTTGCGCTCGCCGCCGGACAGGTGCAGGGGCACGCGCTCCTCGTAGCCCGCCAGGCCCACACGCGCCAGGGACTGGGTGACGCGCCGGGCGATTTCCTCGTCCCCCAGGCCCATCTGGCGCGGCCCGAAGGCTACCTCCTCGGCGCAACTGGCGCAAAAGAGCTGATCGGCCGGGTCTTGAAATACCATGCCGACCTGGCGCCAGAGCAGCGCGCGCTGCTTTTTGTCGACCACGCGCCCGGCGAATCTGTGCACTCCTTGGCCCTGGCGCACGCCGAGCAGGCAGGACAGCAGGGTGGTTTTGCCCGCGCCGTTTTCGCCAACGATGGCGACGCTCTCCCCCGGGCGCAGCGCAAAATTGATGCCCTGGAGGGCGCGGGTGCCGTCCGGATAGGCAAAGTGATAATCGCGCAATTCCACCAGCGGCACTGCTGGCGGCGCGGGCGGCGGCGGTTCGACCCGCGGCAGGGCGAGTTCCGGGGATTGGGCCGCAGGCAGAGGCGTGACGGTCGCCAGGGGATCGTGCAGGCGAAAGGAAAAATCCAGGCCGTGCTCGTGCAGGGACGCCCGGTGGGACACCAGTTCCTGCATGCTGTAGTCGTGGTGGACGCGGCCGCGGTCGAGGACCACCGCGCGCCGGCAGAGCTCATAGGCAAAAATCAGGTCATGGGTAATGCAGATCAGGGTGCCGGAAAACGCGCCGAGCAGCTCCATGAGCAGGTTTTCCTGGGCCGAATCCAGGTTGGCGGTGGGCTCGTCGAGGATCAGCACCTCGGGCCGCATGGCCAGCAGGGTGGCCAGGGCGGCGCGTTTTTTTTGCCCGTAGCTCAGGTGGTGGGAGGGTTTGTAGAGAAGCTCCAGCAGCCCGACTTGCGCCAGGGCGTCCTTCACCAGGGGATCGGCTTCAGCGGCCGTAAGGCCCTGATTGCGCGGCCCGAAGGCGACGTCTTCATGCAGGCTGTGGCAGAACAGCTGATCGTCGGGGTCCTGAAACAGCAGCCCGATTTCCAGCCGGGCGCGACGCGCATGGGCGCCCGCCAGGGCCAGGCCCTTGTAGTTGATATACCCCTGCTGCACGGGCAGCAGCCCGTTGAGGTGACGCACCAGGGTGGATTTTCCCGAGCCGTTCTGGCCGACCAGGGCGATACGGTCGCCCGGTGCGATGCGCAGATTAATCTCCCGCAGGGCCGTCTGGCCATTGGGATAGCAAAACCCCAGATCGCGGATTTCGAACAGGGTGTCGCCGGTGCAGGGCAAAGGCGCTTGGCGCAGGCTCTGGTGCATGGAAAGGACTTGTCCTCCGCGGGGTGGTCAGAACCACAGACGGTCGATGAGAACCAGGGCCAGGCCGAGGATCAGGCAGCCGGCCCCCTTGAGCCAGTCGCCGCCGCGGGCGTCAAACGCGGCCTGGCGGGGGAATTCGCCCTCGAAGCCGCGCGCCTGCATGGCGTCGTGGACCCGGTGGGTGCGCTCGAAGCTGCGAATGAACAGCATGCCGAGGAAATTACCCATGACCCTGAGGGTTTCAACGCGGGTGCGCTTGCGAAAGCCCCGCACGTTCATACCGATGCTCATGCGCCGCGCTTCGTCGAGAAACACAAAGATATAACGATGGGCGAGCAGGATCATCTGGCTGACCCTGGCCGGTACGCCCAGGCGCGACAAACCCTCCAGGGTGGTGGACAGGGGGGCGGTGGCGAACAGCGGTTCCATGAGCAAGGCGACGGCAAAGGCCTTGGCGCAGATTGCCAGGGCCAGTTCCAGGCCGCGCAGGTTGAAGGCCAGCGCGGCGATCTCCGGAAAGATCACCAGGGTGTCGCCGGGTTGGACCGCCGCGGTCAGGGGCATGATGAGCAGGAACATGGCGAGAAAGCCCGCCATGGCGAGCAGGCGCCGCGCGACGCGTTTCCAGCATACCCGGGCGGCGACCGCGGCGATGCCGGCCAGGCCCAGTGCGAGCAGCCCGCCGGCAAGCGAGCGCGTCGCCACCATGAAAAAGGCCAGGCTCAGCAGGCCGACCAGCTTGAAACGCACATCCCAGCGGTGAAACAGGGAATCCCCCGCCTGGGCATGGTCGATGGTCGGCACGGACCAGTTCTGTTCCGGGCAACTGCTTTGCGCGCGGGCAGCGGCGCGCTTGAGCAGCAGCACCGCGAGGACGCCGCCGCCCGCCAGAATCAGCACGGCGGCGGGAAGAATTCCGGGTGCCGCCTCCAGGGTGCTGCCGGGCAGGACCGCCATCAGGGCGTACGCTCCGGGCCGGCTCCCGCCAGGTGCAGCAGTTCCGGCTTGACCTTGCACAAAAAGCCCACGGTAAAGGCGCTCACCAGAGCCTCGATGGCGACAACGGGCACATGGGCCAGAAGGGCGAGGCGGGCCACGCCGAAGAAATCCTCGCCGCCGCTGGCCAGCAGCAATGCCAGGAGCAGGGCGGCCAGAACCGTTCCCAGGCCTCCCGCCACCCCACCGACCAGCATGCGCCGCTTGCGCTCGCGTCCCTGAAAATGCTGATACAGCCAGCCGCAGATGAGGGCGGGAATGCCCATCATCAGGGCATTGGCACCCAGGGCGGTGAGTCCGCCGAACTGAAACAGCAGGCTTTGCAGGACCAAACCGAGAAAGATGGCGAGAAAGGATGCCCGGCCGAGCAGGATGCCCACCAGCCCCGGAATCAACAGGTGGACGCTGGTGGGTCCCAGGGGTACGTGAACCAGGGAGGCGACGAAGAAGGACGACGCGACCACGGCGAGTTTGGGCAAATCTTGGTGCTGGGTGCGCCGCACGCTCCATGCCGCCAGGGCCAGGCTCGCCGCGCCCGTTCCCAGCGCGACGCTGATGGGCAGAACGCCGTCGGAGATATGCATGGGCCTAGTTTCCCTTCCCGGGATTTTGCCTGCGCCCGAGAAAGAAGAAGGCTACTCCGCACAAGCCGAGGATGTAGCCGATGCCACTGAAGATTTCCTTGAGGCCGGGTTGCTCCAGGTCGTGGCGCAGCGCGGCGATTTCCCGGTGCACCCGGCGCAGTTCCCGACCCAGTTCCTGTTGGTGCTGTTGCAGCAACGCCAGGGTCTCGCCGCAGATCTCTTCAGCCGCGAGGCCGTGGGTGGCTTCCTGATGGGGTGGGGAGGCGGCCCCGGCGTTCGGTGCGAAACCTGCCAAGAGAAAGCCCAGGCACAGGGCCAAAGTGAGCAGATGCAGGCAGTGCGCCATGGTCACTCCTGCAGGTCCGATTTATCGAGAACGAAGACGGCCTTGTGGCCCAAACCCGCCTCGATGACGATGCTCAGGTCGTCGATCTTGGGAATGGCAAAGTCAAACAGGCCCTCGGCGTCGGTTTTTCCTTCCAGCAGGCGGTCGCGGGCGCCGTCGAACACCAGAACGCGTCCCTCGCGCACGGGCTGCCCGGTGGAAAAATAGCTCTCGGTGTAGATCCGCTGATTGTCGACGTAGGCGAAGATGCTCACGCTGTGCGCCCAGGTGGGAGAGACGGCCAGGATGACCAGAAATAGCGCGGCGAGGGCGGGGCGAAAATATGCGTTCATCACTCTCTCCTTGAGGAAGCCTTTGGTGGCGAGGGTGGGGCGGAAAATGTCGAAGTGAATGCTACGAAATTTAGTAATTGTAATACGGGCAGGATAAAAAAGCTTGGCGAGAGTGTCAAGGGGATATGTCCCCGGGGCAGATTGAAAAAACCAAAGAGGCGCTTCGGCCGCGCCGGGAAATCACTCCATCCCGCGCAAGTGCACCTGGGGAACGTAGTGGCCGGCGATAGTTGCAAACTCGTGCATCCTGCTCGGGGCGTGGGCGGATAACTTCCTCAGGGCCAGGGCCAGGGAATGCTCGGGGACGAAGCGCTGCAGAATCCAGCGTTTGCCCCCCCGAACCAGATCACCCATGGCGTGCATGTCGCTGCCCTCGACAAATCCGGGCACGCAGGTGGTGCGGAATTCATAGTCGCAGGAGCCGTTTCTGAGCAGTTCCACGCTCTGGGGCAAGAGATCGAGGTCGATGGGTGAGCGGTGAAGCTCACCGTAGCGGCCCGGCGCGGTTTTGACATCCAGGGCCACATAATCGAGGAGATTTTCCGCCAGCAACCCCTGGAGCATCTCCGGGGCCAGGCCGTTGGTGTCGAGTTTGACCAGCAGGCCCAGGGCCTTGACCTGGCGCACAAAGGCCGGCAACTCAGGATCCAGGGTCGGTTCGCCGCCGGAAATCACCACCCCGTCGATGAAATTGCGCCGCTCCTCAAGCTCGCGCAACAGCACCTGGGGCGGATAGTCGGGGTGATCGTCCGGCGTCAGCACCAAGGACGGATTATGGCAGAACGGGCAGGTGAGGTTGCATCCGCCGGTGAACACCAGCGACGCGATGCGCCCGGGAAAGTCAAGCAGGCTGGTGCCCTGGAAGCCTTTGATGCCCATCCCTCAGCCCTTGGCGCCACTCTGCTCGACCAGAAACTCGCGACGGTCGCGAAATTCTTCCTTCTTGCCTTTGTTCCACTGCTGCACGGGGCGGAAAAAGCCGCACACGCGAGAATAAACTTCAACCTTGGCGTCGCATTTGGGGGCCATGAGCTTTTCTCCTCGGGGTAGGGTCAGGCGGCCTTTTCGTGGCCGTGATGCGGACATTCAAAGTGTTCCCCGGCGATGTAGCCGTGCTCGGGGCAGATGGTGAAGGTCGGCGTGATGGTGAAGTAGGGCAGATGGAAATTCTCGGCGATGCGGCGCGCCAGCAGGCGCGCGCTTTGCCAGTCTTCGAGGCGCTCACCGAGAAAGCCGTGGAACACCGTGCCGCCGGTGTAGCGGGTCTGCAACTGATCCTGATGGCGCAGGGCCTGGAAGATATCGTCGGTGCTGCCCACCGGCAGTTGGGTGCTGTTGGTGTAGTAAGGTTGCTCGTGGCCGGCGGCGATCAGGTCGGGATAGCGCTCGCGGTCGGCGCGCGCCAGACGGAAGCTGGTGCCCTCGCCGGGGGTGGCCTCCAGGTTGAAGAGATGACCGGTTTCTTCCTGGTAGGCCTCGAGCTTGGCGCGCATGAATTCCAGGGTTTCCGTGGCCAGGGCGAGTCCCGCCGCAGTGGTGATGTCGCGGCCGATGAGGTTGAGGCAGGCCTCGTTCATGCCGATCAGGCCGATGGTGGAGAAGTGGTTGTCCCAGAAGTTGCCCGAGCGCTCCTTGATGCCTTCGAGGTAGAAGCGGCTGTAGGGGTAGAGGCCGTGCTCGGTGAAGCGCTCCAGTTGCTTGCGCTTGATTTCCAGGGAATCGCGAGCGATATCCATGAGTTCGCCGATGCGGGCGAAAAAGGCTTCCTTGGTGTCGGCCAGATAGGCGGCGCGCGGCAGGTTGAGGGTCGCCACGCCGATGGAACCGGTCAGGGGGTTGCTGCCGAACAGCCCGCCGCCGCGGCGGCGCAACTCGCGGTTGTCGAGGCGCAGGCGGCAGCACATGGAGCGCGCGTCCTCGGGGCTCATGTCCGAATTGATGAAATTGCTGAAATAGGGGATGCCGTACTTGGCGGTCATCTCCCAGATGGGCTGAAAGCGCGTGCTCTCCCAATCCAGCTCGCGGGTCAGGTTGTAGGTGGGGATGGGAAAGGAAAAGATGCGCCCCGAGGCGTCGCCGGCCATCATCACCTCGCAGAAGGCGCGGTTGAACAGATCCATCTCGTCCTGAAACGCGCCGTAGGTGGCCTCCATGAGCTTGCCGCCGATGATGACCGCTTCATCAACCAGGGTCGAGGGCGGGGTCATGTCCATGGTGACGTTGGTGAAGGGCGTCTGAAAACCGACGCGGGTCGGCACGTTCATGTTGAAGATGAACTCCTGCATGGCCTGCTTGACCTCGGCGTAGCCCAAGCCGTCGTAGCGGATGAAGGGCGCGAGCAGGGTGTCGAAATTGGCGAAGGCCTGGGCGCCGGCGGCCTCGCCCTGCAGGGTGTAGAAGAAATTGACCACCTGACCGAGGGCGGTGCGAAAATGCCGGGGAGGGCCGCTCTGCACCTTGCCGTAGGCGCCGGTGAAGCCCTTGAGCAGCACGTCCTTGAGATCCCAGCCGCAGCAGTACACCGAGAGCATGCCCAGATCGTGCAGGTGCAGATCGGCGTTGCGGTGAGGCGCGGCGATGTATTCGGGGTAGATTTTATTCAGCCAGTAATTGCTGGTGATGTTGCTGGCGATATGGTTGTTGAGACCCTGCAGGGAATAGCCCATGTTGGCGTTTTCGTTGACCCGCCAGTCCTCCTGAGCAAGGTAGGAGTCGATGGATTCGATGGCCTCGCGCATGAACTCCTGGGTGCGGCGCAGGCTCTCGTGCTGTTTGCGGTAGAGGATGTAGGCCTTGGCGACCTTGGCGTGGCCGTTTTCGATGAGGATTTTTTCCACCAGATCCTGCACGTTTTCCACCGTGGGAATGCGCCCGTCCTTGTAGATGACCTCGAGAATGCCCACCACCTGCCGGGCGATGTTCGAGGCGCGGTTCATGTCGCTGCCGCCCACGGCCCGCACCGCCTTTTGAATGGCCGCGGCGATCTTGGTTTCCTCAAAAGGCGCCAGGCGCCCATCGCGTTTGCGAATGGATTTCAACATGATGAAGGCTCCCTCTTTGTTGGACGTGGACCGTCGAGCAGTGGCGGATGACGCCTCGGTAACGGGCTGAATTTAGCACAGCGTTGGTTGGAGTCAAGGCAAAAAGCCCAAGATATAGATTAGAATTTGTCATCGGGCCACCAGATGTTGTGATCCGGGCGTGGACAGACTGTGGATAACTCCTGGATCTCTTCCGGCCTGGGCGCAAATAGACCACGGATTTTGCGGCCTTGACCACCGGGGTGCGGCATGCTAGAAGAAATCCACCGTCTTTCCTCAGGAGGAGGTTCGCCATGCCGGAAACCGTTCGTTTCGGAATTTCCATCGATGAACGTCTGCTGCAGCGCTTCGACAGCCTGATCGCGGACAAGGGTTACAGCAATCGTTCCGAGGCCATTCGCGACCTTATCCGCAACGCCCTGGTCGAACAGCAGTGGGCCGATGCCGACGAGGAAACGGTCGGCACCGTGACCCTGGTTTACGACCACCATACCCGGGATCTCGCCGACAAACTCACCGAGCAGCAGCACAGCCATCATGACGCCATCATTTCCGCACTGCACGTGCACCTTGATGCCCACCACTGTCTCGAGGTGGTGGTGGTGAAAGGCAAATCGGGAGAGGTGCGGCGCCTGGCCGACGAACTTATCGGCACCAAGGGTGTCAAGCACGGCAAGCTGGTGACCACCACCACCGGCAAGGGGCTGGTCTGAGCCTCCCCCCCGGCCTGTGTCCGGCCGAAACTTCCTGGATGTTCCATGCCTTAGGTTAGGGTATTGGTGTGACAAAATAGGTCATTGAAAGGCATAAAAAAAGCCGCTTGAAAAAGCGGCTTTTTTTATGCCCGGAGGGCAGGGAATGATGCGGCTTCAGCGCGGGCGGGCCGGAGTGCCCTTGCCCGGATGGGCCTGGGGATCGCGAACAAG
Proteins encoded in this region:
- a CDS encoding phosphoenolpyruvate carboxylase, which codes for MEKPEDFWIAESQVDRLDELITSDPRRKELPLRRDVRSLGKLLGVVLREQAGEKIFTAEEALRTAAIRHRELCADGSSAALNCAEEQQLEAESRRLVAELSLHEAHQIAKAFATFFELTNLAETNHRKRRRRAARLQADGDKPGSLRGTLARMKAAGLNLSQVLDSLARVRVIPVFTAHPTEVARRVVRYKRRRIDRFLEQLDRLPLAASEAAHLQDKILTEINALWQTDEVRRRQPSVSDEIRMGLDHYRGSLIEPLADFYWDLAEALGEVYGTEVAACELPTVVSFGSWIGGDRDGNPYVTPAATRDALERARQTILTIYRDNLEELRELLTPSACRVGVSDELIQAAARAVEKFPETAPSTAGYPECEHYRKFLRVALYRLEKTLADPRHEDGYAAAAQLAEELRLVRRSLAAHGGERLARHYVDPVLRRLDTFGFHLHSLDIRQHARIHAAAVAELGAMAAETGGDEGVPVSLPSSATITLLDTLKTLADLKKTYPPQAIRSYIISGTTCGADLRNLVWLAGVAGIQVKGDAAQGDPGLMPVPLFESINDLRNAPRICRRLWSASDYQPLLDSWQRRQEVMLGYSDSNKDGGMLTSTWEIYQAHRELHRVAADCRVHLQLFHGRGGTVGRGGSPTHRAIVAQPAGAFEGCLKITEQGEVINFKYADASLALRNLELMVAASLEALTRPGVDNPEPRPEWVAAMDEMSATAYACYRRDIAENPDILPYFEQATPVLEFDLAKIGSRPARRGDNRSLDDLRAIPWGFGWIQSRHMIPGWYGVGQAFAAFIDKHPEGLETLQAMMKGFPIFRDLVRNVEVALAKVDLPLARLYADLVDDAELRTRVFELFVAGFQQTRDLVLTVAGQKHLLERTPDMAQSLRLRNPYVDPLSLIQVELLRRKRRGEESDELNYVLAATINGIAAGLRNTG
- a CDS encoding CPBP family intramembrane glutamic endopeptidase; this encodes MSKYRFLKLTTLFYAALTLGTLLGSLLLTGRLVPAPLRASWQDAAIAFAATGVLIAALWLLTRLELPFLQRIHAKLAAFKPLLLSLTQTERIYISLWAGISEELLFRGLLQPGLGILAASLIFGALHALTWGYFILATLVGFFLGALFLATDNLLVPMAVHTLYDVFALNLLAWLYARETPSAEDNHIQDAGG
- a CDS encoding ABC transporter ATP-binding protein produces the protein MHQSLRQAPLPCTGDTLFEIRDLGFCYPNGQTALREINLRIAPGDRIALVGQNGSGKSTLVRHLNGLLPVQQGYINYKGLALAGAHARRARLEIGLLFQDPDDQLFCHSLHEDVAFGPRNQGLTAAEADPLVKDALAQVGLLELLYKPSHHLSYGQKKRAALATLLAMRPEVLILDEPTANLDSAQENLLMELLGAFSGTLICITHDLIFAYELCRRAVVLDRGRVHHDYSMQELVSHRASLHEHGLDFSFRLHDPLATVTPLPAAQSPELALPRVEPPPPAPPAVPLVELRDYHFAYPDGTRALQGINFALRPGESVAIVGENGAGKTTLLSCLLGVRQGQGVHRFAGRVVDKKQRALLWRQVGMVFQDPADQLFCASCAEEVAFGPRQMGLGDEEIARRVTQSLARVGLAGYEERVPLHLSGGERKRLAVATVLSMNPDILILDEPTAGLDPQGEELLLEILQDLPQTRVLVSHDPYLVGKLTQRTLVMHQGRILEDYSTAEFLADQNQRTLNALALTYKSACSEEIRELQHRHEHSHPHRHLHEHPHRHGELVHSHPHEHTHEHPHTYTHTHAAPSGQHAHPPQPRHHDHAHPDHDQEPHEHDHTPEHP
- the cbiQ gene encoding cobalt ECF transporter T component CbiQ, which translates into the protein MAVLPGSTLEAAPGILPAAVLILAGGGVLAVLLLKRAAARAQSSCPEQNWSVPTIDHAQAGDSLFHRWDVRFKLVGLLSLAFFMVATRSLAGGLLALGLAGIAAVAARVCWKRVARRLLAMAGFLAMFLLIMPLTAAVQPGDTLVIFPEIAALAFNLRGLELALAICAKAFAVALLMEPLFATAPLSTTLEGLSRLGVPARVSQMILLAHRYIFVFLDEARRMSIGMNVRGFRKRTRVETLRVMGNFLGMLFIRSFERTHRVHDAMQARGFEGEFPRQAAFDARGGDWLKGAGCLILGLALVLIDRLWF
- the cbiM gene encoding cobalt transporter CbiM is translated as MHISDGVLPISVALGTGAASLALAAWSVRRTQHQDLPKLAVVASSFFVASLVHVPLGPTSVHLLIPGLVGILLGRASFLAIFLGLVLQSLLFQFGGLTALGANALMMGIPALICGWLYQHFQGRERKRRMLVGGVAGGLGTVLAALLLALLLASGGEDFFGVARLALLAHVPVVAIEALVSAFTVGFLCKVKPELLHLAGAGPERTP
- a CDS encoding carboxypeptidase regulatory-like domain-containing protein is translated as MNAYFRPALAALFLVILAVSPTWAHSVSIFAYVDNQRIYTESYFSTGQPVREGRVLVFDGARDRLLEGKTDAEGLFDFAIPKIDDLSIVIEAGLGHKAVFVLDKSDLQE
- a CDS encoding anaerobic ribonucleoside-triphosphate reductase activating protein; the encoded protein is MGIKGFQGTSLLDFPGRIASLVFTGGCNLTCPFCHNPSLVLTPDDHPDYPPQVLLRELEERRNFIDGVVISGGEPTLDPELPAFVRQVKALGLLVKLDTNGLAPEMLQGLLAENLLDYVALDVKTAPGRYGELHRSPIDLDLLPQSVELLRNGSCDYEFRTTCVPGFVEGSDMHAMGDLVRGGKRWILQRFVPEHSLALALRKLSAHAPSRMHEFATIAGHYVPQVHLRGME
- the nikR gene encoding nickel-responsive transcriptional regulator NikR, with translation MPETVRFGISIDERLLQRFDSLIADKGYSNRSEAIRDLIRNALVEQQWADADEETVGTVTLVYDHHTRDLADKLTEQQHSHHDAIISALHVHLDAHHCLEVVVVKGKSGEVRRLADELIGTKGVKHGKLVTTTTGKGLV